The Channa argus isolate prfri chromosome 14, Channa argus male v1.0, whole genome shotgun sequence genome includes a window with the following:
- the LOC137098513 gene encoding mucin-17-like isoform X3 translates to MKFDIKWVLCAMVVLTGASQTKGQSSASPPVHTSTALLSHMDTSEAPGLTEDPGHNVPQQTLYPEVKNHTSAETTTKAQGTVKSETETNGEFKHSVPMVMVTHTDTTAPSGRLSFMPPAQSTTPLQRVSTTETRPLLTTEPLTTFPSQPTQAVEDVTSITQHPQSKSLMTASTQTTAHPLSSAPGWSLVGPTHQELPPELNVGDEDLKGPRYRSSSPLDPLLAGLLSVFIVTTAIVFIVLFLKFRQQTNQPEFHRLQDLPMVSELTSDRKRKSCID, encoded by the exons ATGAAATTTGACATCAAATGGGTGTTGTGCGCAATGGTGGTCCTTACCGGCGCATCGCAGACCAAAG GTCAAAGCAGTGCCTCACCTCCTGTCCACACCTCGACTGCCCTCCTGAGTCACATGGACACTTCAGAGGCTCCTGGCCTGACAGAGGATCCTGGGCACAATGTCCCACAGCAGACACTTTATCCTGAAGTCAAGAATCACACCTCAGCTGAAACCACAACCAAGGCCCAAGGAACAGTTAAATCAGAGACTGAGACAAATGGAGAATTTAAACACAGCGTACCTATGGTCATGGTCACTCACACTGATACCACAGCTCCTTCAG GCCGCCTTTCATTTATGCCGCCAGCACAGAGCACCACGCCTCTGCAGCGTGTCTCAACCACTGAGACCAGACCCCTCCTGACCACAGAGCCCCTCACCACCTTTCCATCTCAGCCAACTCAAGCAGTGGAGGATGTAACGTCTATCACGCAGCATCCACAGTCTAAATCACTGATGACAGCCAGCACGCAGACCACAGCTCATCCTCTGAGTTCAGCTCCAGGATGGAGCCTGGTTGGACCGACACACCAAGAGCTTCCACCTGAACTCAATGTTGGAGATGAAG ACCTTAAGGGGCCCCGGTATCGCTCAAGCTCCCCCCTAGACCCTCTGCTGGCTGGTCTGCTTTCAGTGTTCATTGTCACCACTGCTATCGTCTTTATTGTCCTCTTCCTCAAGTTCCGCCAGCAGACAAACCAACCAGAATTTCATCGGCTGCAGGATTTACCAATG GTTTCTGAGTTGActtcagacagaaaaagaaaatcctgtatagattaa
- the LOC137098507 gene encoding importin-13-like isoform X1 encodes MEPPTIPGDSPVELELTVENVESALYQLYFDPDMEHKNVAQKWLTQAQVSAQAWQFCWALLSSDKLPEVQFYGASTLHAKISRHWSDLPTDQHESLRLQLLSQILRFSSGPKMVRTRLCVALASMALNLIPQAWSHPVADMVTAFQPQKPDSDGASSAEISQDPHAHCLALLELLTVLPEEFHSSRLTQARRAQLREALAGEWAVMCPMLRQLLQSQDSSNPVKEKVLRCLSSWVGLDVPLGETHELVQDCFTALSNPELFDMAVETIVSAISQPDCQRYTDALLNLMPLVLGLHDQLKKAAQDGDMETSHGICRIAVGMGETHSRVLLEQVNHWQEYLALVNMILFCTGIPGHYPVSETTSSLTLTFWYTLQDDILSFEEEKQTVYLQVYRPVYFQLVDVLLHKSHYPSQEEYDSWSSDDKEQFRVYRVDISDTLMYVYEMLGADLLSNLYDRLGRQLMDPQQSAVWQDTEALLFGFQSIAETIDVNYSDVIPGLIGLIPRINISNVMLADTVMYTIGSLAEWLADHPVMLGGILPMVLQGLVKPELSVSSVSTLKRICRECRHDLVPYAQDILTVSQDVLVKEIHKSSQCMWLMQALGFLLSALPVDEILGRLHSFISPHIQQLDTLAQQEPNPTNKQSIIHILGMLSSIFTTLDINRQSDGLEGAASSRLPPSQPTHNPVVVVLEQVFAIIQTILSKWLDDSEVVEAVCGVFDKSVRTLLHDFGPMVAQLSEMLGQIYSAFPQASALDLTRQMVHIFAGEEHHIAYIKSLIQVLTATTLTIFQQGPRDHPDIAESFMHLHAQILKRKPDLYLSDQLDINPLFYCGILSLKFPETPTVKAASLFFTELLPRCKDMSSLGEVLQSDGKLLTETILQAVGGGSPRNLTEHFSEVLLSLNRHCPALLSQWLKETLQTPGFPSAQVSPEQKRSFSQQLLREQTNKRRIKDIVKDFSLLCRGLQGSGYSDY; translated from the exons ATGGAGCCTCCAACCATTCCGGGGGACAGCCCGGTGGAGTTGGAGTTAACGGTGGAAAACGTGGAGTCG GCACTCTACCAGTTGTATTTTGACCCGGACATGGAGCATAAGAATGTTGCCCAGAAGTGGCTGACCCAGGCCCAGGTCTCTGCACAGGCGTGGCAGTTCTGCTGGGCTCTGCTTAGCTCTGACAAG CTTCCAGAGGTTCAGTTTTATGGGGCCAGCACTCTTCACGCAAAGATTTCCCGTCACTGGAGTGACCTTCCCACAGACCAGCATGAGAGCCTCAGGTTGCAGCTCCTCTCCCAAATCCTACGCTTCTCTTCGGGGCCTAAAATGGTGCGGACTCGTCTGTGTGTAGCCCTGGCATCTATGGCTCTTAACTTAATTCCTCAGGCTTGGTCCCACCCAGTGGCGGATATGGTGACAGCGTTCCAACCACAAAAGCCTGATTCTGACGGTGCCTCCAGTGCCGAGATCTCTCAGGACCCCCATGCCCACTGCCTTGCACTGCTGGAGCTCCTCACTGTACTTCCAGAGGAGTTCCACAGCAGCCGCCTGACTCAGGCTCGACGCGCCCAGCTGAGGGAGGCCTTGGCTGGGGAGTGGGCGGTGATGTGTCCCATGCTGCGTCAGCTCCTTCAGAGCCAAGACTCGTCGAACCCCGTGAAAGAGAAGGTGCTGCGCTGCCTGTCCAGCTGGGTGGGATTGGATGTGCCATTAGGGGAGACTCATGAACTGGTCCAGGATTGTTTCACTGCTCTGTCCAACCCTGAGCTGTTTGACATGGCTGTTGAGACGATAGTTAGCGCCATCTCACAACCTGACTGCCAGAG GTACACTGATGCTCTGCTGAACCTCATGCCCCTGGTGCTGGGTCTCCATGACCAGCTAAAGAAAGCAGCTCAGGATGGGGACATGGAAACCTCACATGGTATTTGTCGAATTGCTGTTGGCATGGGAGAAACACACTctag GGTTCTACTGGAACAAGTGAACCACTGGCAGGAGTATCTGGCTTTGGTCAACATGATTCTGTTCTGTACCGGTATCCCTGGGCATTACCCAGTCAGTGAGACCACTAGCTCCCTCACACTCACCTTCTGGTACACTTTGCAG GATGACATCTTGTCATTTGAGGAGGAAAAGCAGACCGTTTACCTCCAGGTCTACAGACCAGTTTACTTCCAACTGGTGGATGTGCTACTACATAAATCCCACTATCCGTCCCAGGAGGAGTACGACTCCTGGTCCTCTGACGATAAGGAGCAGTTCAGAGTTTACAG AGTGGACATCTCTGACACTCTGATGTATGTGTATGAAATGCTGGGGGCAGACCTGCTCAGTAACCTCTATGACAGGCTGGGCAGACAACTCATGGACCCCCAGCAGTCAGCAGTGTGGCAG GACACAGAGGCTCTGTTATTTGGTTTCCAGTCCATAGCTGAGACCATAGATGTGAACTACTCTGATGTTATCCCCGGGCTTATTGGGCTGATCCCCAGAATCAACATCAGCAACGTTATGTTGGCCGACACGGTCATGTACACCATAG GATCCTTGGCTGAGTGGCTGGCTGACCATCCAGTGATGCTTGGTGGCATATTACCCATGGTGCTTCAGGGCCTCGTTAAACCAGAGCTTTCTGTGTCGAGTGTATCTACTCTGAAGAGGATCTGCAGGGAGTGCCGACATGATCTCGTCCCCTATGCTCAGGACATCCTGACCGTGTCGCAG GATGTACTGGTGAAAGAAATCCATAAG agcAGCCAGTGCATGTGGCTGATGCAGGCTTTGGGTTTCCTCCTGTCTGCCCTGCCTGTGGATGAGATTCTGGGCAGGCTGCACTCCTTCATCAGCCCTCACATCCAGCAGCTGGATACACTGGCCCAACAGGAA CCCAATCCTACTAATAAACAGTCTATTATCCACATACTCGGGATGCTCTCTAGTATTTTTACTACTCTGGACATCAACAGGCAATCAGATGGTTTGGAAGGAGCAGCAAGTTCCAGACTCCCCCCCTCACAGCCTACACACAACCCA gttGTAGTTGTGCTTGAGCAAGTGTTTGCAATAATCCAGACCATCCTCAGCAAATGGCTTGATGACTCAGAAGTTGTGGAG GCAGTGTGTGGGGTATTTGATAAATCCGTTCGGACCCTCCTACATGATTTTGGGCCCATGGTGGCTCAGCTGAGTGAGATGCTTGGGCAAATCTACAGCGCCTTCCCACAAGCCTCTGCTCTGGATCTGACACGACAG atgGTGCATATATTTGCTGGAGAGGAACATCATATTGCTTACATCAAAAGCCTTATTCAAGTGTTAACAGCAACTACACTCACCATATTTCAACAag GTCCACGGGATCATCCTGATATTGCAGAATCGTTTATGCACCTTCATGCTCAG ATTCTTAAAAGAAAGCCTGACTTGTACCTGTCTGACCAGCTGGATATAAATCCACTGTTTTACTGTG GAATACTATCACTCAAGTTTCCAGAGACACCAACAGTAAAAGCTGCCAGTTTATTCTTT ACAGAACTGTTGCCTCGCTGTAAAGACATGTCTTCACTAGGGGAAGTGCTGCAGAGCGATGGGAAACTCCTGACAGAGACCATACTGCAG GCAGTTGGAGGTGGCTCTCCTCGCAATCTAACAGAGCATTTTTCCGAGGTGCTGCTAAGTCTAAACAGACACTGTCCAGCTCTGTTGTCCCAGTGGCTGAAAGAAACACTCCAGACCCCTGGATTCCCATCAGCCCAGGTGTCCCCAGAGCAGAAACGCAGCTTCAGTCAGCAGCTTCTAAG GGAACAAACCAACAAGCGCCGCATTAAGGATATTGTGAAGGACTTCTCTCTGCTTTGTCGAGGCCTACAGGGTTCTGGATACTCCGATTACTAG
- the LOC137098507 gene encoding importin-13-like isoform X2, with protein MEPPTIPGDSPVELELTVENVESALYQLYFDPDMEHKNVAQKWLTQAQVSAQAWQFCWALLSSDKLPEVQFYGASTLHAKISRHWSDLPTDQHESLRLQLLSQILRFSSGPKMVRTRLCVALASMALNLIPQAWSHPVADMVTAFQPQKPDSDGASSAEISQDPHAHCLALLELLTVLPEEFHSSRLTQARRAQLREALAGEWAVMCPMLRQLLQSQDSSNPVKEKVLRCLSSWVGLDVPLGETHELVQDCFTALSNPELFDMAVETIVSAISQPDCQRYTDALLNLMPLVLGLHDQLKKAAQDGDMETSHGICRIAVGMGETHSRVLLEQVNHWQEYLALVNMILFCTGIPGHYPVSETTSSLTLTFWYTLQDDILSFEEEKQTVYLQVYRPVYFQLVDVLLHKSHYPSQEEYDSWSSDDKEQFRVYRVDISDTLMYVYEMLGADLLSNLYDRLGRQLMDPQQSAVWQDTEALLFGFQSIAETIDVNYSDVIPGLIGLIPRINISNVMLADTVMYTIGSLAEWLADHPVMLGGILPMVLQGLVKPELSVSSVSTLKRICRECRHDLVPYAQDILTVSQDVLVKEIHKSSQCMWLMQALGFLLSALPVDEILGRLHSFISPHIQQLDTLAQQEPNPTNKQSIIHILGMLSSIFTTLDINRQSDGLEGAASSRLPPSQPTHNPVVVVLEQVFAIIQTILSKWLDDSEVVEAVCGVFDKSVRTLLHDFGPMVAQLSEMLGQIYSAFPQASALDLTRQMVHIFAGEEHHIAYIKSLIQVLTATTLTIFQQGPRDHPDIAESFMHLHAQILKRKPDLYLSDQLDINPLFYCGILSLKFPETPTVKAASLFFTELLPRCKDMSSLGEVLQSDGKLLTETILQAVGGGSPRNLTEHFSEVLLSLNRHCPALLSQWLKETLQTPGFPSAQVSPEQKRSFSQQLLSCSRQGKSSGKLAFSIL; from the exons ATGGAGCCTCCAACCATTCCGGGGGACAGCCCGGTGGAGTTGGAGTTAACGGTGGAAAACGTGGAGTCG GCACTCTACCAGTTGTATTTTGACCCGGACATGGAGCATAAGAATGTTGCCCAGAAGTGGCTGACCCAGGCCCAGGTCTCTGCACAGGCGTGGCAGTTCTGCTGGGCTCTGCTTAGCTCTGACAAG CTTCCAGAGGTTCAGTTTTATGGGGCCAGCACTCTTCACGCAAAGATTTCCCGTCACTGGAGTGACCTTCCCACAGACCAGCATGAGAGCCTCAGGTTGCAGCTCCTCTCCCAAATCCTACGCTTCTCTTCGGGGCCTAAAATGGTGCGGACTCGTCTGTGTGTAGCCCTGGCATCTATGGCTCTTAACTTAATTCCTCAGGCTTGGTCCCACCCAGTGGCGGATATGGTGACAGCGTTCCAACCACAAAAGCCTGATTCTGACGGTGCCTCCAGTGCCGAGATCTCTCAGGACCCCCATGCCCACTGCCTTGCACTGCTGGAGCTCCTCACTGTACTTCCAGAGGAGTTCCACAGCAGCCGCCTGACTCAGGCTCGACGCGCCCAGCTGAGGGAGGCCTTGGCTGGGGAGTGGGCGGTGATGTGTCCCATGCTGCGTCAGCTCCTTCAGAGCCAAGACTCGTCGAACCCCGTGAAAGAGAAGGTGCTGCGCTGCCTGTCCAGCTGGGTGGGATTGGATGTGCCATTAGGGGAGACTCATGAACTGGTCCAGGATTGTTTCACTGCTCTGTCCAACCCTGAGCTGTTTGACATGGCTGTTGAGACGATAGTTAGCGCCATCTCACAACCTGACTGCCAGAG GTACACTGATGCTCTGCTGAACCTCATGCCCCTGGTGCTGGGTCTCCATGACCAGCTAAAGAAAGCAGCTCAGGATGGGGACATGGAAACCTCACATGGTATTTGTCGAATTGCTGTTGGCATGGGAGAAACACACTctag GGTTCTACTGGAACAAGTGAACCACTGGCAGGAGTATCTGGCTTTGGTCAACATGATTCTGTTCTGTACCGGTATCCCTGGGCATTACCCAGTCAGTGAGACCACTAGCTCCCTCACACTCACCTTCTGGTACACTTTGCAG GATGACATCTTGTCATTTGAGGAGGAAAAGCAGACCGTTTACCTCCAGGTCTACAGACCAGTTTACTTCCAACTGGTGGATGTGCTACTACATAAATCCCACTATCCGTCCCAGGAGGAGTACGACTCCTGGTCCTCTGACGATAAGGAGCAGTTCAGAGTTTACAG AGTGGACATCTCTGACACTCTGATGTATGTGTATGAAATGCTGGGGGCAGACCTGCTCAGTAACCTCTATGACAGGCTGGGCAGACAACTCATGGACCCCCAGCAGTCAGCAGTGTGGCAG GACACAGAGGCTCTGTTATTTGGTTTCCAGTCCATAGCTGAGACCATAGATGTGAACTACTCTGATGTTATCCCCGGGCTTATTGGGCTGATCCCCAGAATCAACATCAGCAACGTTATGTTGGCCGACACGGTCATGTACACCATAG GATCCTTGGCTGAGTGGCTGGCTGACCATCCAGTGATGCTTGGTGGCATATTACCCATGGTGCTTCAGGGCCTCGTTAAACCAGAGCTTTCTGTGTCGAGTGTATCTACTCTGAAGAGGATCTGCAGGGAGTGCCGACATGATCTCGTCCCCTATGCTCAGGACATCCTGACCGTGTCGCAG GATGTACTGGTGAAAGAAATCCATAAG agcAGCCAGTGCATGTGGCTGATGCAGGCTTTGGGTTTCCTCCTGTCTGCCCTGCCTGTGGATGAGATTCTGGGCAGGCTGCACTCCTTCATCAGCCCTCACATCCAGCAGCTGGATACACTGGCCCAACAGGAA CCCAATCCTACTAATAAACAGTCTATTATCCACATACTCGGGATGCTCTCTAGTATTTTTACTACTCTGGACATCAACAGGCAATCAGATGGTTTGGAAGGAGCAGCAAGTTCCAGACTCCCCCCCTCACAGCCTACACACAACCCA gttGTAGTTGTGCTTGAGCAAGTGTTTGCAATAATCCAGACCATCCTCAGCAAATGGCTTGATGACTCAGAAGTTGTGGAG GCAGTGTGTGGGGTATTTGATAAATCCGTTCGGACCCTCCTACATGATTTTGGGCCCATGGTGGCTCAGCTGAGTGAGATGCTTGGGCAAATCTACAGCGCCTTCCCACAAGCCTCTGCTCTGGATCTGACACGACAG atgGTGCATATATTTGCTGGAGAGGAACATCATATTGCTTACATCAAAAGCCTTATTCAAGTGTTAACAGCAACTACACTCACCATATTTCAACAag GTCCACGGGATCATCCTGATATTGCAGAATCGTTTATGCACCTTCATGCTCAG ATTCTTAAAAGAAAGCCTGACTTGTACCTGTCTGACCAGCTGGATATAAATCCACTGTTTTACTGTG GAATACTATCACTCAAGTTTCCAGAGACACCAACAGTAAAAGCTGCCAGTTTATTCTTT ACAGAACTGTTGCCTCGCTGTAAAGACATGTCTTCACTAGGGGAAGTGCTGCAGAGCGATGGGAAACTCCTGACAGAGACCATACTGCAG GCAGTTGGAGGTGGCTCTCCTCGCAATCTAACAGAGCATTTTTCCGAGGTGCTGCTAAGTCTAAACAGACACTGTCCAGCTCTGTTGTCCCAGTGGCTGAAAGAAACACTCCAGACCCCTGGATTCCCATCAGCCCAGGTGTCCCCAGAGCAGAAACGCAGCTTCAGTCAGCAGCTTCTAAG CTGCAGTAGGCAGGGAAAAAGCTCAGGTAAATTAGCATTTAGTATCTTATAA
- the LOC137098513 gene encoding mucin-3A-like isoform X4: MKFDIKWVLCAMVVLTGASQTKGQSSASPPVHTSTALLSHMDTSEAPGLTEDPGHNVPQQTLYPEVKNHTSAETTTKAQGTVKSETETNGEFKHSVPMVMVTHTDTTAPSAQSTTPLQRVSTTETRPLLTTEPLTTFPSQPTQAVEDVTSITQHPQSKSLMTASTQTTAHPLSSAPGWSLVGPTHQELPPELNVGDEDLKGPRYRSSSPLDPLLAGLLSVFIVTTAIVFIVLFLKFRQQTNQPEFHRLQDLPMVSELTSDRKRKSCID, translated from the exons ATGAAATTTGACATCAAATGGGTGTTGTGCGCAATGGTGGTCCTTACCGGCGCATCGCAGACCAAAG GTCAAAGCAGTGCCTCACCTCCTGTCCACACCTCGACTGCCCTCCTGAGTCACATGGACACTTCAGAGGCTCCTGGCCTGACAGAGGATCCTGGGCACAATGTCCCACAGCAGACACTTTATCCTGAAGTCAAGAATCACACCTCAGCTGAAACCACAACCAAGGCCCAAGGAACAGTTAAATCAGAGACTGAGACAAATGGAGAATTTAAACACAGCGTACCTATGGTCATGGTCACTCACACTGATACCACAGCTCCTTCAG CACAGAGCACCACGCCTCTGCAGCGTGTCTCAACCACTGAGACCAGACCCCTCCTGACCACAGAGCCCCTCACCACCTTTCCATCTCAGCCAACTCAAGCAGTGGAGGATGTAACGTCTATCACGCAGCATCCACAGTCTAAATCACTGATGACAGCCAGCACGCAGACCACAGCTCATCCTCTGAGTTCAGCTCCAGGATGGAGCCTGGTTGGACCGACACACCAAGAGCTTCCACCTGAACTCAATGTTGGAGATGAAG ACCTTAAGGGGCCCCGGTATCGCTCAAGCTCCCCCCTAGACCCTCTGCTGGCTGGTCTGCTTTCAGTGTTCATTGTCACCACTGCTATCGTCTTTATTGTCCTCTTCCTCAAGTTCCGCCAGCAGACAAACCAACCAGAATTTCATCGGCTGCAGGATTTACCAATG GTTTCTGAGTTGActtcagacagaaaaagaaaatcctgtatagattaa
- the LOC137098513 gene encoding mucin-3A-like isoform X1, whose translation MKFDIKWVLCAMVVLTGASQTKGQSSASPPVHTSTALLSHMDTSEAPGLTEDPGHNVPQQTLYPEVKNHTSAETTTKAQGTVKSETETNGEFKHSVPMVMVTHTDTTAPSALPSHPGRLSFMPPAQSTTPLQRVSTTETRPLLTTEPLTTFPSQPTQAVEDVTSITQHPQSKSLMTASTQTTAHPLSSAPGWSLVGPTHQELPPELNVGDEDLKGPRYRSSSPLDPLLAGLLSVFIVTTAIVFIVLFLKFRQQTNQPEFHRLQDLPMVSELTSDRKRKSCID comes from the exons ATGAAATTTGACATCAAATGGGTGTTGTGCGCAATGGTGGTCCTTACCGGCGCATCGCAGACCAAAG GTCAAAGCAGTGCCTCACCTCCTGTCCACACCTCGACTGCCCTCCTGAGTCACATGGACACTTCAGAGGCTCCTGGCCTGACAGAGGATCCTGGGCACAATGTCCCACAGCAGACACTTTATCCTGAAGTCAAGAATCACACCTCAGCTGAAACCACAACCAAGGCCCAAGGAACAGTTAAATCAGAGACTGAGACAAATGGAGAATTTAAACACAGCGTACCTATGGTCATGGTCACTCACACTGATACCACAGCTCCTTCAG CACTGCCCTCACATCCAGGCCGCCTTTCATTTATGCCGCCAGCACAGAGCACCACGCCTCTGCAGCGTGTCTCAACCACTGAGACCAGACCCCTCCTGACCACAGAGCCCCTCACCACCTTTCCATCTCAGCCAACTCAAGCAGTGGAGGATGTAACGTCTATCACGCAGCATCCACAGTCTAAATCACTGATGACAGCCAGCACGCAGACCACAGCTCATCCTCTGAGTTCAGCTCCAGGATGGAGCCTGGTTGGACCGACACACCAAGAGCTTCCACCTGAACTCAATGTTGGAGATGAAG ACCTTAAGGGGCCCCGGTATCGCTCAAGCTCCCCCCTAGACCCTCTGCTGGCTGGTCTGCTTTCAGTGTTCATTGTCACCACTGCTATCGTCTTTATTGTCCTCTTCCTCAAGTTCCGCCAGCAGACAAACCAACCAGAATTTCATCGGCTGCAGGATTTACCAATG GTTTCTGAGTTGActtcagacagaaaaagaaaatcctgtatagattaa
- the fzr1b gene encoding fizzy-related protein homolog, whose protein sequence is MDQEYERRLLRQINHQNLPTDARLSKCVSATCSPVSVKSGDRFIPTRAGSNWSINFHYANENCRSPSQNHKSKDASTDSSKDAVAYAALLRNELLGAGIETVPDPHTDDRRHAVLSRDSHSLFRYTVHTKRVPFDSDNEVSLYSLSPLSNKSHKLLHSPRKPARKISKIPFKVLDAPELQDDFYLNLVDWSAGNLLSVGLGACVYLWSACTSQVTRLCDLSVDGDSVTSVCWNERGSLVAVGTHKGYVQIWDAAGGRKLTSLEGHSARVGALAWNGEQLSSGSRDRVILQRDVRTPPSAERRLQGHRQEVCGLKWSPDHQHLASGGNDNKLLVWNSSSLLPVQQYSDHLAAVKAIAWSPHQHGLLASGGGTADRCLRFWNTLTGQALQSTDTGSQVCNLAWSKYANELVSTHGYSQNQILVWKYPSLTQVAKLTGHSYRVLYLAVSPDGEAIVTGAGDETLRFWNVFSKTRCTKESKSVLNLFTRIR, encoded by the exons ATGGACCAAGAATACGAGAGACGACTGCTGAGGCAAATCAACCACCAGAACCTGCCGACAGACGCCCGGTTGTCAAAG TGTGTAAGTGCTACCTGCAGTCCGGTCAGTGTTAAATCAGGGGACCGCTTCATCCCCACCCGTGCTGGGAGCAACTGGAGCATCAACTTCCACTATGCCAAT GAGAACTGCCGCTCTCCCAGTCAGAACCATAAGTCAAAGGATGCCAGTACGGATTCAAGTAAAG ATGCTGTGGCATATGCTGCCCTGTTGAGAAATGAGTTACTGGGGGCAGGGATAGAGACTGTGCCAGACCCTCACACAGATGACCGGCGGCATGCAGTCCTTTCTCGAGACTCTCACAGCCTTTTTAGG TACACTGTTCACACTAAGAGAGTGCCTTTCGATAGCGATAATGAAGTCTCACTTTACTCCCTTTCGCCACTTAGTAACAAGAG TCACAAGCTGCTCCACTCCCCTCGAAAACCAGCCAGGAAGATCTCAAAGATCCCTTTCAAAGTGCTGGATGCTCCGGAGCTGCAGGACGACTTCTACCTCAACCTGGTAGACTGGTCAGCAGGGAACCTGCTCAGTGTTGGCTTAGGAGCCTGTGTCTATCTGTGGAGTGCCTGCACAAGCCAG GTGACCAGGTTATGTGATCTTTCAGTGGATGGAGACTCTGTTACATCTGTTTGTTGGAATGAAAGG GGGAGTCTGGTTGCGGTTGGAACGCACAAGGGTTACGTTCAGATCTGGGACGCAGCAGGAGGGAGGAAGCTAACCAGTCTGGAGGGTCACTCAGCCCGTGTAG GTGCCCTAGCATGGAATGGGGAGCAGCTGTCATCTGGTAGTCGGGACAGAGTGATACTCCAGCGCGATGTCAGAACCCCCCCTTCTGCCGAGAGGAGGCTGCAAGGTCACAGGCAAGAAGTGTGTGGTCTCAAGTGGTCTCCTGACCACCAGCACCTTGCGTCCGGAGGAAACGATAACAAG CTATTGGTGTGGAACAGCTCCAGTCTGCTCCCGGTGCAGCAGTACAGTGACCACCTAGCAGCAGTGAAGGCCATTGCCTGGTCCCCCCACCAACATGGGCTGCTAGCATCGGGGGGCGGGACTGCTGACCGCTGCCTGCGCTTCTGGAACACACTGACGGGTCAGGCGCTGCAGAGCACAGACACTGGCTCCCAGGTCTGCAACCTGGCATGGTCCAAATATGCCAACGAACTG GTGAGCACTCATGGCTACTCTCAGAACCAGATCTTAGTGTGGAAGTATCCATCGTTAACGCAGGTGGCCAAGCTGACAGGACATTCCTACAGAGTCTTGTATCTG GCCGTGTCACCGGATGGGGAAGCCATCGTCACAGGAGCTGGGGATGAGACACTGCGTTTCTGGAATGTGTTCAGTAAGACACGCTGCACAAAG gAATCAAAGTCAGTGCTGAACCTTTTCACGAGAATACGGTAG
- the LOC137098513 gene encoding mucin-3A-like isoform X2, with the protein MKFDIKWVLCAMVVLTGASQTKGQSSASPPVHTSTALLSHMDTSEAPGLTEDPGHNVPQQTLYPEVKNHTSAETTTKAQGTVKSETETNGEFKHSVPMVMVTHTDTTAPSALPSHPGRLSFMPPAQSTTPLQRVSTTETRPLLTTEPLTTFPSQPTQAVEDVTSITQHPQSKSLMTASTQTTAHPLSSAPGWSLVGPTHQELPPELNVGDEDLKGPRYRSSSPLDPLLAGLLSVFIVTTAIVFIVLFLKFRQQTNQPEFHRLQDLPMDDLMEDTPLSRYTY; encoded by the exons ATGAAATTTGACATCAAATGGGTGTTGTGCGCAATGGTGGTCCTTACCGGCGCATCGCAGACCAAAG GTCAAAGCAGTGCCTCACCTCCTGTCCACACCTCGACTGCCCTCCTGAGTCACATGGACACTTCAGAGGCTCCTGGCCTGACAGAGGATCCTGGGCACAATGTCCCACAGCAGACACTTTATCCTGAAGTCAAGAATCACACCTCAGCTGAAACCACAACCAAGGCCCAAGGAACAGTTAAATCAGAGACTGAGACAAATGGAGAATTTAAACACAGCGTACCTATGGTCATGGTCACTCACACTGATACCACAGCTCCTTCAG CACTGCCCTCACATCCAGGCCGCCTTTCATTTATGCCGCCAGCACAGAGCACCACGCCTCTGCAGCGTGTCTCAACCACTGAGACCAGACCCCTCCTGACCACAGAGCCCCTCACCACCTTTCCATCTCAGCCAACTCAAGCAGTGGAGGATGTAACGTCTATCACGCAGCATCCACAGTCTAAATCACTGATGACAGCCAGCACGCAGACCACAGCTCATCCTCTGAGTTCAGCTCCAGGATGGAGCCTGGTTGGACCGACACACCAAGAGCTTCCACCTGAACTCAATGTTGGAGATGAAG ACCTTAAGGGGCCCCGGTATCGCTCAAGCTCCCCCCTAGACCCTCTGCTGGCTGGTCTGCTTTCAGTGTTCATTGTCACCACTGCTATCGTCTTTATTGTCCTCTTCCTCAAGTTCCGCCAGCAGACAAACCAACCAGAATTTCATCGGCTGCAGGATTTACCAATG GATGATCTGATGGAGGACACGCCACTCTCCCGTTACACGTACTGA